Proteins encoded within one genomic window of Microbacterium sp. LKL04:
- a CDS encoding F0F1 ATP synthase subunit gamma, which produces MGAQLRVYKQKISSAQTTKKITKAMELIAASRIQKAMARVRASNPFARAVTRAVSAVSTHSNVQHPLTTEREQIRRSAVVVFGSDRGLAGAFNSQVIREAMQLGELLRSQGVEPVYYLVGRKPVGFFQFRRIASAGEWIGDTDTPAFSTAEEIAAALIAAYELGGGEGGVDEINLVYNRFVSMMTQTPETTRLLPLEVVEAEDTASSQVYPLYEFEPDAETVLDALLPVYVQSRVFNALLQSSAAKQAATQKAMKSASDNADKLITDYTRLRNNARQAEITQQIAEIVGGADALASGK; this is translated from the coding sequence ATGGGCGCACAACTCAGGGTCTACAAGCAGAAGATCTCTTCTGCTCAGACGACCAAGAAGATCACGAAGGCGATGGAACTCATCGCGGCTTCGCGCATCCAGAAGGCGATGGCACGCGTCCGCGCGTCCAACCCCTTCGCGCGTGCCGTGACGCGTGCCGTCTCCGCCGTGTCGACGCACTCGAACGTGCAGCACCCGCTGACCACCGAGCGGGAGCAGATCCGACGGTCCGCCGTCGTCGTCTTCGGCTCGGACCGGGGCCTGGCCGGCGCGTTCAACTCGCAGGTCATCCGCGAAGCGATGCAGCTCGGCGAGCTGCTACGCAGCCAGGGCGTCGAACCCGTCTACTACCTCGTGGGTCGGAAGCCCGTCGGCTTCTTCCAGTTCCGTCGTATCGCGTCGGCGGGGGAGTGGATCGGCGACACCGACACCCCCGCGTTCTCGACGGCCGAGGAGATCGCGGCGGCGCTGATCGCCGCGTACGAGCTCGGCGGCGGTGAGGGCGGCGTCGACGAGATCAACCTCGTCTACAACCGCTTCGTCAGCATGATGACGCAGACGCCCGAGACGACTCGTCTCCTGCCGCTCGAGGTCGTCGAGGCGGAGGACACGGCATCCAGCCAGGTCTACCCGCTCTACGAGTTCGAACCGGATGCCGAGACGGTGCTCGATGCGCTTCTCCCGGTGTACGTGCAGAGCCGCGTCTTCAACGCTCTGCTGCAATCGTCCGCCGCGAAGCAGGCCGCCACGCAGAAGGCGATGAAGTCCGCCAGCGACAACGCCGACAAGCTCATCACCGACTACACCCGCCTGCGCAACAACGCGCGTCAGGCGGAGATCACGCAGCAGATCGCCGAGATCGTCGGCGGCGCCGACGCGCTGGCGTCGGGCAAATAG
- the atpA gene encoding F0F1 ATP synthase subunit alpha, with translation MAELSISPDVIRDALKDFVAAYEPTGAAATEVGTVVDAADGIAHVEGLPGVMANELVRFDNGVEGLAQNLDEHEIGVVVLGDFAGIEAGQKVTRSGEVLSVGVGEGYLGRVVDPLGNPIDGLGEIATTGRRALELQAPGVMQRKSVHEPMQTGIKAIDAMIPVGRGQRQLIIGDRQTGKTAIAIDTIINQKANWESGDVTKQVRCIYVAIGQKGSTIASVKGALEDAGAMEYTTIVAAPASDPAGFKYLAPYTGSAIGQHWMYEGKHVLIIFDDLSKQAEAYRAVSLLLRRPPGREAYPGDVFYLHSRLLERCAKLSDELGAGSMTGLPIIETKANDVSAYIPTNVISITDGQIFLQSDLFNANQRPAVDVGISVSRVGGDAQVKSIKKVSGTLKLELAQYRSLEAFAMFASDLDAASRRQLARGARLTELLKQPQYSPYPVEEQVVSIWAGTNGKLDTIEVEDVLRFERELLDHLKRNTSILDTLRESNVLDDNTVGELDKAVDAFVLEFQGGKGQALGTPGHEEVAAADVDDVNQEKIVKGRRG, from the coding sequence ATGGCAGAACTGTCCATCAGCCCCGACGTCATCCGTGACGCGCTGAAAGACTTCGTCGCCGCCTACGAGCCCACCGGGGCAGCGGCGACCGAGGTCGGCACCGTCGTCGACGCCGCGGACGGCATCGCCCACGTCGAGGGCCTGCCCGGCGTCATGGCGAACGAGCTCGTGCGCTTCGATAACGGCGTCGAGGGCCTCGCGCAGAACCTCGACGAGCACGAGATCGGCGTCGTCGTCCTCGGCGACTTCGCCGGCATCGAAGCCGGCCAGAAGGTCACCCGCTCCGGCGAGGTCCTCTCGGTCGGTGTCGGCGAGGGCTACCTCGGCCGCGTCGTCGACCCGCTCGGCAACCCGATCGACGGTCTCGGCGAGATCGCCACGACCGGCCGCCGTGCCCTCGAGCTCCAAGCGCCCGGCGTCATGCAGCGCAAGTCGGTCCACGAGCCGATGCAGACCGGCATCAAGGCCATCGACGCGATGATCCCCGTCGGCCGCGGCCAGCGTCAGCTAATCATCGGCGACCGCCAGACCGGCAAGACGGCCATCGCGATCGACACGATCATCAACCAGAAGGCCAACTGGGAGTCTGGCGACGTCACGAAGCAGGTCCGCTGCATCTACGTCGCGATCGGCCAGAAGGGCTCGACCATCGCTTCGGTGAAGGGCGCGCTCGAGGACGCCGGTGCCATGGAGTACACGACGATCGTCGCAGCCCCGGCATCCGACCCCGCCGGCTTCAAGTACCTCGCTCCCTACACCGGCTCGGCCATCGGCCAGCACTGGATGTACGAGGGCAAGCACGTCCTGATCATCTTCGACGACCTGTCGAAGCAGGCCGAGGCCTACCGTGCCGTGTCGCTGCTCCTCCGCCGCCCGCCGGGCCGCGAGGCGTACCCCGGTGACGTCTTCTACCTGCACTCGCGTCTGCTCGAGCGTTGCGCGAAGCTGTCCGACGAGCTCGGCGCCGGTTCGATGACGGGTCTGCCGATCATCGAGACCAAGGCCAACGACGTCTCGGCGTACATCCCGACCAACGTCATCTCGATCACCGACGGCCAGATCTTCCTGCAGTCCGACCTCTTCAACGCCAACCAGCGTCCCGCGGTCGACGTGGGTATCTCGGTCTCCCGTGTCGGTGGCGACGCGCAGGTCAAGTCGATCAAGAAGGTCTCGGGAACGCTCAAGCTCGAGCTCGCCCAGTACCGCTCGCTCGAGGCCTTCGCGATGTTCGCGTCCGACCTCGACGCCGCGTCGCGCCGTCAGCTCGCCCGTGGTGCACGTCTGACGGAGCTTCTGAAGCAGCCGCAGTACTCGCCGTACCCCGTCGAGGAGCAGGTCGTCTCGATCTGGGCGGGCACCAACGGCAAGCTCGACACGATCGAGGTGGAGGACGTCCTCCGCTTCGAGCGCGAGCTGCTCGACCACCTGAAGCGCAACACGTCGATCCTCGACACCCTGCGCGAGTCGAACGTCCTCGACGACAACACCGTCGGCGAGCTCGACAAGGCGGTCGACGCCTTCGTCCTCGAGTTCCAGGGCGGCAAGGGTCAGGCACTCGGCACGCCGGGTCACGAAGAGGTCGCTGCTGCGGACGTCGACGACGTGAACCAGGAGAAGATCGTCAAGGGCCGCCGCGGCTGA
- a CDS encoding F0F1 ATP synthase subunit delta, producing the protein MGSATTQALGATTSALTAAPGVDLGVARELFAAVRTLADSSQLSGALSDASVPAEARRALVSRVFGGYSAATLSVLDAAVAERWSSGDDLISGIEEAGVRAAAIAEPQVDLEGELFSVARTIAANSELELALGSRLGDAAAKGALIESLMNGRAAESTVIVVSSLVQVPRERRVRSMLSRALRVVAEQRGRAAATVYAATALTEDQSSRLQSTLAARYGTEVSLNVVVDPAVVGGVRIEIGDDVIDATVSSRLGDLRQRLAG; encoded by the coding sequence ATGGGTAGCGCGACCACTCAGGCCCTCGGGGCGACGACGTCGGCCCTCACGGCCGCGCCGGGCGTCGACCTCGGTGTCGCCCGCGAGCTCTTCGCCGCGGTGCGCACCCTGGCCGACTCGTCGCAGCTGAGCGGCGCGCTCTCGGATGCCTCGGTGCCCGCCGAAGCTCGACGTGCGCTCGTCTCGCGCGTCTTCGGCGGGTACTCGGCTGCGACGCTGTCGGTCCTCGACGCGGCCGTCGCCGAGCGCTGGTCCTCCGGGGACGACCTGATCTCGGGCATCGAGGAGGCCGGCGTCCGCGCCGCCGCCATCGCCGAGCCGCAGGTCGACCTCGAGGGCGAGCTGTTCTCCGTGGCCCGCACAATCGCCGCGAACTCCGAGCTCGAGCTCGCGCTGGGCAGCAGGCTGGGTGACGCCGCCGCGAAGGGGGCTCTCATCGAGAGCCTGATGAACGGTCGTGCCGCCGAGTCGACGGTCATCGTCGTCTCGTCACTGGTCCAGGTCCCGCGTGAACGCCGCGTCCGTTCGATGCTCAGCCGTGCGCTGCGTGTCGTCGCGGAGCAGCGCGGTCGCGCAGCGGCCACGGTGTACGCGGCCACCGCTCTGACCGAGGACCAGTCGTCGCGTCTGCAGAGCACACTCGCAGCCCGGTACGGCACCGAGGTCTCGCTGAACGTCGTCGTCGACCCCGCGGTCGTCGGCGGTGTCCGCATCGAGATCGGCGACGACGTGATCGACGCCACCGTCTCGTCCCGACTGGGCGATCTCCGCCAGCGCCTGGCGGGCTGA
- a CDS encoding F0F1 ATP synthase subunit B has translation MLNALVAYAAEEGGSHNPLIPAWYDIIWSGVCFVVILFIFWRVALPKMQVLLDQRAAAIEGNIAKADEAQRKAEAALEEYTAQLAEARKEAGEIRETAREDGKKIVAEAKDNASAEAARLTSAAHNQIEAERQTALVSLRSEVGTLALDLAGGVIGETLSDDAKAKAVVDRFLADLESSEKAAK, from the coding sequence ATGCTGAACGCTCTTGTCGCGTACGCAGCCGAAGAGGGCGGGTCCCACAACCCGCTGATCCCGGCCTGGTACGACATCATCTGGTCCGGGGTCTGCTTCGTCGTGATCCTGTTCATCTTCTGGCGGGTCGCCCTCCCGAAGATGCAGGTCCTGCTCGACCAGCGCGCTGCTGCCATCGAGGGCAACATCGCGAAGGCCGACGAGGCTCAGCGCAAGGCGGAAGCCGCTCTCGAGGAGTACACGGCCCAGCTGGCCGAGGCTCGCAAGGAGGCCGGCGAGATCCGCGAGACTGCCCGCGAGGACGGCAAGAAGATCGTCGCCGAAGCCAAGGACAACGCATCGGCCGAGGCCGCGCGTCTGACCTCTGCCGCGCACAATCAGATCGAGGCCGAACGCCAGACGGCGCTCGTCTCGCTGCGGAGCGAAGTGGGCACGCTCGCCCTCGACCTCGCCGGTGGTGTCATCGGCGAGACGCTCTCCGACGACGCCAAGGCCAAGGCCGTGGTCGACCGTTTCCTTGCCGACCTCGAGTCCTCCGAGAAGGCGGCGAAGTAA
- the atpE gene encoding ATP synthase F0 subunit C, with product MDATTVLAALEGNVATMGYGLAAIGPAIGVGIVVGKTIEGVARQPELAGRLQVLMFIGIAFTEALAFIGIATYFIFQ from the coding sequence GTGGACGCAACTACGGTTCTCGCCGCCCTCGAGGGCAACGTCGCGACGATGGGTTACGGCCTCGCCGCCATCGGCCCCGCCATCGGTGTGGGCATCGTCGTGGGCAAGACGATCGAGGGCGTGGCCCGTCAGCCTGAGCTGGCCGGTCGCCTGCAGGTCCTGATGTTCATCGGTATCGCCTTCACCGAGGCGCTCGCCTTCATCGGCATCGCGACCTACTTCATCTTCCAGTAA
- the atpB gene encoding F0F1 ATP synthase subunit A, giving the protein MIATAAEESPDEFHGPSISEFFPEAVFTIGPLVVNRIHLIQILATIAIVLIFWLGTRRMTVVPGRFQSVVEMGLDFVRVNIAEDLLGKKDGRRFLPILTTIFFMVLFMNITGVIPFLNIAGSSIVAVPLLLALVAYVTFIYAGIKASPGNFFRNSLMPPGLPWFLYILIIPLEFLSTFIIRPVTLTLRLLMNMIVGHLMLVLFFAATQFFLITLGGWFSALAAGTLAFGFAFTLFEIFVAFLQAYVFAILTAVYIQLAVAEEH; this is encoded by the coding sequence CTGATCGCTACTGCCGCCGAAGAATCCCCTGACGAGTTCCATGGACCGTCGATCTCGGAGTTCTTCCCCGAGGCGGTCTTCACGATCGGCCCCCTCGTCGTCAACCGGATCCACCTGATCCAGATCCTCGCGACGATCGCCATCGTCCTGATCTTCTGGCTCGGCACCCGACGCATGACGGTCGTCCCCGGTCGTTTCCAGAGCGTCGTCGAGATGGGGCTGGACTTCGTCCGGGTCAATATCGCCGAAGACCTGCTCGGCAAGAAGGATGGACGCCGGTTCCTGCCGATCCTCACCACGATCTTCTTCATGGTGCTGTTCATGAACATCACGGGTGTCATCCCGTTCCTGAACATCGCAGGCTCGTCGATCGTCGCGGTGCCTCTGCTCCTCGCGCTCGTCGCGTACGTGACCTTCATCTATGCCGGTATCAAGGCGAGCCCCGGGAACTTCTTCCGCAACTCGCTGATGCCTCCCGGGCTGCCCTGGTTCCTCTACATCCTGATCATCCCGCTCGAGTTCCTCTCGACGTTCATCATCCGCCCCGTCACACTGACGCTGCGACTGCTGATGAACATGATCGTCGGGCACCTCATGCTCGTGCTGTTCTTCGCAGCGACGCAGTTCTTCCTCATCACCCTGGGCGGCTGGTTCTCGGCGCTCGCGGCCGGAACGCTCGCCTTCGGGTTCGCGTTCACGCTGTTCGAGATCTTCGTCGCCTTCCTCCAGGCATACGTCTTCGCCATCCTCACCGCGGTCTACATCCAGCTCGCGGTGGCAGAAGAGCACTAA